The stretch of DNA ATTGCTTTAGGGCCTACGGCTCTCAACATTGAGGCATTTGTTAAAAAGCTATTGCTGGGCCATACCCAGAGAGTTTCTGATTTGTAGCTTTGGGCTGGAGCCCAacaatgtgcctttttttttttttttttttttttttgagggctgcacccatgacatatggaagttcccaagccaaatcagagctgtagcctcctgcctatgccacagccacagcaacgccagatctgagcaacatctgcgacctacaccacagctcatggcaatgctagatccttaacccactgagcaagaccagggattgaacctgcgtcctcatggttactagtcagattcgtttccactaagccacaacagaaactccctttctttttttcctttttttttttgacaatgtgcatttctaacatgTTTCCTTATGATGCTGGGGCAAGGACCATTGGGCAAGAACTACTGCTTTAAGGAGATTCTGCGTGTCTCTGCTCAGATCTAGATTTTGCAGCCTACCTGTCAGAGAGTTCCCTATATCCATTATTTCCCGGTTCTCAGTGGATTCCTTGCTCCCTGGCAGCTCCCTgcccagaggccccacctccccTTCAGCCCTGACTGTGGTCAGAGACCTAGCCCTCTCTGTGGTCCAGGGGGCCAGGACCTGGGTGTGGGTGGGAGGCATCTTCTTGAATCTCTGTTCTTCACAGACTCTCCCCACATCTGTGTGTACcagaggagtttttttttgttgttgctgctgttgttcctttttagtttcatttttgttttgctttttgttttgtttttaagggccactcccaaggcatatggaagttcccagaagaggggtcgaattggagctgcagctgccagcctgcaccacagccacagcaacttgggatctgagccgcgtctgcaacctacaccacagctcacggtaacaccagatctttaacccacggtgatggaacccgcatcctcatggacactatgttgtgttcttaacccactgagccacaataggaactcctatatttgtttatttttataaacgaTTTCCCAATTAGACCGTCCCTGAGGACAAGTGTTTACATTTATTTGGTTCACTGGACTTATAAACGTGCGGGCACCTagttaagtactcaataaatatttctttcttttttttaagctatttttattttttattattttttattttttgtctttttagggctgcacctgtggcatatgaaggttcccaggctaggggtcaaattggagctgcagctgccatcctacaccacagtcacagcaacaccagatccaagctacgtctgtgacctacaccacagctcatggcaactctggatccttaacccactaagcgaggccagggatcaaaactgcgtcctcatggttactagtcagatttgtttccactgagccacgacgggaactccaataaatatttcttaaatgaatgtatgaataaGAAATGAATTCCCCACCAGGCACCGAGGCcatggggaggagggcagggtggcTCCTTTCTCTTCAGGGGGAGAGGCAGCTGCAATAAAGGGAAGTCAAGAGGTCACAGTCCCCTCCCGCATCTCCCCACTCCCCATGGGTAAGGGCAGGGGCCGTGAGAAGTCAAAACTCGGGCCAGGGCATTTAGACAAACGTGTCTCAGTGAGGGGAATGCTCTGTCCTTGCCTCCCCTAGAAGCCACTAGCCAGAAAGAGCAGCAGCAGGGGTAGAGAGTGTTTATCAGAGGCTACACCCCACTCTGTGGAACCCACAGGGGCCAGCACCCCCCCCAACAAACACCCCTAATGTCAGCGTCTGCCCCTGGCTCTTGTATCCACCAATGCTGTCTCTCGAGAAGCACCACATTCCTCCAAAGAATCTACCTAAATTCTCGAATTCCAGAGCTCTGTAGATTTTACTGAAAATCTCAAAGAAGATAAGATGAGGGGATGACATTGCACATCCTAAagcaagacttctttttttttttttcctttggcgtCTCATCTCAGTCTTTCCTCTTCCTGAGCCCAGCCGGGCACTGGTATCCTCTTGCCATTATATTGCCATTAGAGAAGGAGCCGGGGGAAATTACTGACTCAGACGGaactctcttttgttttgttttgttttgttttgttccgttttgctttttagggccacacatgtagcatatggacattcccaggctaggggttgaatgggagttgcagctgccggccacacaccacagccccagcaatgcaattctgaaccgtgtctgtgacctacaccacagctctcagcaacaccagatccccaatccactgccGGAGGCCTGGGATCCACCCTGCATCCTCtcggatactattcagattcctttccgctgagccacaatcggaacgCCCCAACAAAGACTTctttgctaggagttcccgtcgtggcacagtggttaatgaatccgactaggaaccatgcagtcgcgggttggatccctggccttgctcagagggttaacgatccagcgttgctgtgagctgtggtgtgggtcacagatgcggctcggatctcaagttgctgtggctctggcatagactggtggctacagctccaattagactcctagcctgggaacctctgtatgccgcgggagcggacctagaaaaggcaaaaagccaaaaaaagaagacttcTTTGCTAGACATCGCCGTATTCCCAAGGGACTCTGGAGCTGCAAGGCTGGAAGTGAAGTTTCTCCTCTTCCCAGACCCTGCATCCCTCTCACCCCCTCCCAGATCTGCAGGAGACTTCCGGCTCTTCAGCTTCTCCTCCAATCCACGCAGAGAAATTCAGTCCGACTCGCTGTCCAAACCTGCATGCCCAGACTTGTGAGACCCACGTCTTAGTCATGTGAACCTCCAGGCCTGAGCAAAGACCCTTCGTTCCTGAGAAGAACCGCCCGTGAGGTCTGACTACCTTCCCCCTTACCTCTGATGTcttatcaaaatatttctttcacaaACAAGGATCCCCTTAAGAGGAATGAAGAAGAATGCtagttctcatttcctttctacCTCCAGTCCCTCTTCTTCCTGGGTGCTAGTGTCAGCAGAAGCCGATGGGGAAGTGAGGCCTGGGACttagaggaggagggaatggggcgAAAGGGGAAGTTTGGGAGGAAGGCCTCCAGGCAGCTGCTGGGAGAGGAGAGCCGGCAGACAGAGAGGTGGCAGCCTGGTCTGTCTCCTCCAGCATCTCCACCAGCATCGGCTGAGCTATGAGCCAAACCCTGGATTTACAGGGTAGGGAAGGTGGCAAAGGCAGGCTCCTAGGAGGGGAGCAAGGAGATGGACGGTCCTGGGCTGGGGGGGCCAGGAAGCTGGCTCAGGAAGGCAGGACAGGGATGGCCTCAGGCTGGGCTTGGGGGTGAGTAGGAGAAGTGGGGGTGgcggccaggggtgggggggcggttaCATGAACCTTTGCGCCCCTGCAGGAGGAAAAGCCTTCGGGCTGCTGAAGGCCCAGCAGGAAGAGAGACTCAATGAAATCAATAAGGTAAAGGAAGAACTaaggggcagggcctgggtttGGGGGGGGAATGTGGGGCGCGGGTAGTGGCTGGACCTAGAGGGCCTACCCGGGCTCTCGCTGTCCCCTCACAGCAATTCCTGGATGATCCCAAATATAGCAGTGATGAGGACCTGTCCTCCAAACTGGAAGCCTTCAAACGTGAGGGGAAAATTCTAGGGGTGGTGAAGGGGGAGGAAAGGATTTCCCCATGAAGGAGAGAGGGAACTGCAGAAACAAAGTTTGCTTTGGGGTGGCTGCCTCTACTGCCGCCCTTCTTATACTCTGTCCCTGACCTGCCCTTCTCAGCAGCACCTCTAGTTCTCTGCACCTTAACAGGGCCCCTCAACTTCCCAGCTCCCATGTCCTCTACCCGCCCTACTTCCTCTTCCTGGGGGGCGGGGACCCCACCTAGGCGAGGTCAGCAGCACCCTGCCCCAGCCTGTGACCCTCTGGCCAGTGCTTCCTCTCTCGGCTTTCTCCCCTCACCCAGAGAAATACATGGAGTTTGACCTGAATGGAAATGGTGATATTGGTGAGAAAAGGGTGATGGGGGCGGGGTGTgcagaaagagggagggggagggctttCCCACAGCactccattccccccccccccccccccccgtgccctagggggaggggggaagggctggggtaAGAGGAGGGGGAATGGGAGTGAGGAGGtggaggggacagagggacaggCTCCCCCTTCTCTCACCCCATCCTCTGCCTCCAGATATTATGTCCCTGAAACGAATGCTGGAGAAGCTTGGGGTCCCCAAGACCCACCTGGAGCTAAAGAAATTAATCAAGGAGGTATCCAGTGGCTCTGGGGAGACTTTCAGCTACTCTGACTTTCTCAAGATGATGTTGGGCAAGAGATCTGCCATCCTAAAAATGTGAGGGTCCATTTCCATGCCCCCCATACTGACCTGTTTTCTCTCCCCCTACCTCCACCGCCAGACTCACCTTCTACCCACTATAGCACatatttcttctgccttttttttttttttagggccgaatccacggcacatggaagctcccaggctggggtcgattcagagccacagctgccggcggacgccacagccatagcaatacgggatccgagccgcatctccaacctacaccacagcccacagcaacgccagatccttaactcactgagtgaggccagggattgaacctgcaactgctcacggttactagtcagatttgtttctgctgcgccacaacaggaactcctctactgtcTTTTGAGAGACACTTCCCGGGTCCTATCCCATCCATGGTTCCGGTCCCCACAGCccccctcctgcccttcctccttctcctcccccttcacAGCCCTCATCCTTTTCTGGACTTTCGCAGTGACCTAAGACTTGTTTTCTTGAGAGAGCTCTCCCCTGATCCCCGCGTCTCTTCCCATCTCTACCAGGATCCTGATGTACGAAGAGAAAGCGAGAGAACAGGAAAAGCCAACGGGTCCTCCGGCCAAGAAGGCTATCTCTGAGTTGCCCTGATTTGTGGTGGGGGAGTTGTGGTGGAATTGAAGGGGCTTCTAATGACCCCAACATGGAAAAAGAAGGCCAACTTGTGAGCCAGAGCCAATCTAATTTAAATAAATCATCTTCCGTCGTATCAACTCAGCTTGGTCACTGTTTGGGAGGCTGTTTCCCCCCCCTGGATCTGAGAAGGAGAGAAGCATCTCCGAGGGAAGGGTGGCAAGATTTGCCCCTATGAGCAATCCATCAACAAGTTTTTAGTATGTCTACTACAGCAGATGGTTTTGTACACCAAAGGCTCATTCCAGATATGCGAGATAGACTTGACCCCAAGGAATTTAAGTGGGATGAAAAGACGTATCCAGACAAAAAATTACATCACCCAAGCCCATGATGAAAAGCAAGGATTACCTTGAAAGAGCATTCGCTATAACTATAAGCACTGTAACCTTAAGAAaccactcagcctctctgagtctTTTATTTGAATATGGGAATAATATGATCTATCCTTAAGTACCTGACCTAACTcaaatgaatgggtggatggatggatgaaagaaCAGGTGTTATTGAATTAAGCAAAGGATTCACAACACAATAAAGCCAATAATTTAAGTGAAAATGAGTCTTGAGGTCCTTTTGGGGACAAGCTTCAAAAACTGAGTCTATCTCATAAAAGGAAAAGGGGCTTGTATCAGCGCAGGTTCTGGGGTTAGAGACTCCTTGGATAATGGAATGGGTTAAATAGCCAACTCCAGGAAGATGGGAGGCTGAGTTCCCAGGCCTTCAGCTCTTCCTAGACCTTTCCTCCATTGAGTCCAGATGCATTACCTCCAGCAAATCCCAGACACTGGCCCTGTTTCAGATTTCCTTACTCCCTGGAAAGCAAGATTCCAATCGGCCCAGCTTGTTTCATGTATCAGCGTCAGACCAGGGCCCTAGGGCCACCCATTTTGGCTCTTTCCAATAACAAAGCCAGGTTGGCATCCTAAAAAGTGCTATAGTAACTGTGTAGGActtcagaggaggaagaaatcaGAGTTGGTTCAATAAAATAGGTGAATAAAATTAatggctaacttttttttttttttttagggctacaggtgcagcatatggaagatcctggactagggggctgaatctgagctgcagctgccaacctacaccacagccacagcaacttgggatccaagccacatctacaactacaccacacctcacagcaaagctggatccctgacccactgaacaaggccaggaatcaaacccacattcccacagatactagttgtgttagttaccgatgagccacaacaggaattcctaatagctaatttttattg from Sus scrofa isolate TJ Tabasco breed Duroc chromosome 7, Sscrofa11.1, whole genome shotgun sequence encodes:
- the AIF1 gene encoding allograft inflammatory factor 1 → MSQTLDLQGGKAFGLLKAQQEERLNEINKQFLDDPKYSSDEDLSSKLEAFKQKYMEFDLNGNGDIDIMSLKRMLEKLGVPKTHLELKKLIKEVSSGSGETFSYSDFLKMMLGKRSAILKMILMYEEKAREQEKPTGPPAKKAISELP
- the AIF1 gene encoding allograft inflammatory factor 1 isoform X1 — protein: MEFDLNGNGDIDIMSLKRMLEKLGVPKTHLELKKLIKEVSSGSGETFSYSDFLKMMLGKRSAILKMILMYEEKAREQEKPTGPPAKKAISELP